A genomic region of Kribbella sp. NBC_00382 contains the following coding sequences:
- a CDS encoding ATP-binding cassette domain-containing protein, protein MSNGPAVEAIDLVKEFGTNRAVDGVSFVVPEGTVLGLLGPNGAGKTTTVRMLTTLSVPTSGTGRVAGYDVIKEPAAVRRSMGLTGQSATIDELLTGRENIRLIGRLYGLPTKYLSKLSDELLGRFLLTDAADRVAKTYSGGMRRRLDLAVSLVAAPPVLFLDEPTTGLDPRSRADLWEVLRGLVRDGTTLLLTTQYLEEADHLADEIVVIDKGKVIAAGTPTQLKDEAGRASVVVTVSEVADLPRAAELLRQHAPEVHVEEVSRRLTAPAAGLGDMTRIAGVFADSGIDVDDLGLKRPSLDDVFLHLTGRRAEPTDTSETLTEQEAVR, encoded by the coding sequence ATGTCCAACGGACCTGCAGTCGAAGCGATCGATCTGGTGAAAGAGTTCGGCACGAACCGTGCCGTCGACGGGGTGAGTTTCGTCGTCCCCGAAGGAACGGTGCTGGGCCTGCTCGGTCCCAACGGCGCCGGCAAGACGACCACGGTGCGGATGCTGACGACGCTCAGCGTGCCCACCAGCGGAACCGGCCGGGTCGCCGGCTACGACGTGATCAAGGAACCCGCGGCGGTACGGCGCAGCATGGGCCTCACCGGCCAGTCCGCCACCATCGACGAACTGCTGACCGGCCGGGAGAACATCCGGCTGATCGGCAGGCTTTACGGGTTGCCGACCAAGTATCTGAGCAAGCTGTCGGACGAGCTGCTCGGGCGGTTCCTGCTGACGGATGCGGCCGACCGGGTGGCGAAGACCTACTCCGGCGGCATGCGGCGACGGCTGGATCTGGCGGTCAGTCTGGTCGCCGCGCCGCCGGTGTTGTTCCTCGACGAACCGACCACCGGACTCGACCCTCGCAGCCGCGCGGATCTGTGGGAGGTACTGCGCGGCCTGGTCCGGGACGGCACCACCTTGCTGCTGACTACGCAGTATCTGGAGGAGGCCGACCACCTGGCCGACGAGATTGTCGTGATCGACAAGGGCAAGGTGATCGCGGCCGGGACGCCGACCCAGCTCAAGGACGAGGCCGGCCGGGCCAGCGTGGTCGTCACGGTTTCGGAGGTGGCTGACCTGCCGCGCGCCGCCGAACTCCTGCGACAGCACGCACCCGAGGTGCATGTCGAGGAGGTGAGCCGGCGACTCACGGCGCCCGCGGCCGGCCTGGGCGATATGACCCGGATCGCGGGGGTCTTCGCCGACAGTGGGATCGACGTCGACGATCTCGGCCTGAAACGCCCGAGCCTCGACGACGTCTTCCTGCACCTGACCGGCCGCCGCGCCGAACCGACCGATACCAGCGAGACGCTGACCGAGCAGGAGGCCGTCCGATGA
- a CDS encoding TrmH family RNA methyltransferase — translation MAPSFPDALPIGAQHPRGRALLAVRKDCVPGRILVEGSWEHSQLLSTPTVIDTFYYCPDACDQPETAAEIAARAREVYRISPKLLARVSRKNRSDGLVSIAQLPEWRAEEVRFSGSSLVLVADGVEYAGNLGTLIRTVDAAKADCLILTSRRAKLTNPAVYAASRGMVLTTPVLEFTSITKAASWLRQHAFDVHLADPAATGSYRVPEYRGRTAFVVGSEGEGLHEDWRMQGFKTLSIPMLGQADSLNVALSAGILLFEARARKEGW, via the coding sequence ATGGCACCGTCATTTCCCGACGCCTTGCCGATCGGAGCGCAGCACCCGCGTGGCCGCGCCCTGCTCGCCGTTCGCAAGGATTGCGTCCCCGGCCGGATCCTGGTCGAGGGTAGCTGGGAGCACAGCCAGTTGCTCAGCACCCCGACCGTGATCGACACCTTCTACTACTGTCCCGACGCCTGCGACCAACCAGAAACAGCGGCCGAGATCGCTGCGAGAGCACGAGAGGTCTACCGGATCTCACCGAAGCTCCTGGCCCGAGTCAGCCGAAAGAACCGGTCTGATGGGCTCGTTTCCATTGCCCAGCTCCCCGAATGGCGAGCCGAGGAAGTCCGGTTCAGCGGGTCGTCGCTGGTGCTGGTCGCGGACGGAGTCGAGTACGCCGGCAACCTCGGCACCCTGATTCGCACGGTCGACGCAGCCAAAGCCGACTGCCTCATCCTGACCAGCCGCCGGGCCAAACTGACCAACCCCGCTGTCTACGCCGCCAGCCGCGGCATGGTGCTCACCACGCCAGTGCTCGAGTTCACGAGTATCACCAAGGCAGCGAGTTGGCTCAGGCAGCACGCGTTCGACGTCCACCTGGCCGACCCCGCGGCAACGGGCAGCTACCGCGTACCGGAGTACAGGGGAAGAACTGCGTTTGTGGTCGGCTCGGAAGGCGAAGGGCTGCACGAGGACTGGCGCATGCAGGGGTTCAAAACCCTGAGCATCCCGATGCTCGGGCAGGCGGACTCGCTCAACGTCGCGCTGTCAGCCGGCATCCTGCTCTTCGAGGCCCGCGCCCGCAAGGAGGGGTGGTGA
- a CDS encoding carbohydrate ABC transporter permease, whose product MNRGRGSGLSTLVFLLPLLLVFGVFSWIPILRAVVMSFQETNLVTPATFVGLQNFKDVLADPLLWTAVKNTLYFALLALLFGYPVPLIAAVLMSEVRRFKGLYSALAYLPVVIPPVVAVLLWKFFYDAGPNGVFNTILGAVGIGPVSWLQDSGSAMPALVIEATWAAAGGTVIIYLAALTGVTTDLYEAAEIDRASIWRKIWHVTLPQLRGVLLITFILQIVGTSQVFLEPFLFTGGGPANSTITILLLIYDYAFANSLGGEYGAATALSIMLAVALGILSAVYFRLTRSWSRS is encoded by the coding sequence ATGAACAGAGGTCGCGGTAGTGGCCTGAGCACGCTGGTCTTCCTGCTGCCGCTGTTACTGGTCTTCGGTGTCTTCTCCTGGATCCCGATCCTCAGGGCCGTGGTGATGAGCTTCCAGGAGACCAACCTGGTCACCCCTGCGACCTTCGTCGGCCTGCAGAACTTCAAGGACGTCCTGGCCGACCCACTGCTCTGGACAGCGGTCAAGAACACCCTGTACTTCGCTCTGCTCGCCCTACTGTTCGGCTACCCGGTCCCGCTCATCGCTGCAGTCCTGATGAGCGAGGTACGCCGCTTCAAGGGTCTCTACAGCGCACTGGCCTACCTGCCCGTGGTGATCCCACCGGTAGTCGCAGTGCTGCTCTGGAAGTTCTTCTACGACGCCGGACCCAATGGCGTCTTCAACACCATCCTCGGCGCAGTAGGCATTGGGCCGGTCTCCTGGCTGCAGGACTCGGGCAGTGCGATGCCTGCACTCGTCATCGAGGCGACCTGGGCCGCAGCCGGCGGCACAGTCATCATCTACCTCGCTGCACTGACCGGTGTCACCACTGACCTCTACGAAGCGGCCGAGATCGACAGAGCGTCGATCTGGCGCAAGATCTGGCATGTGACGCTGCCGCAGCTCAGGGGCGTCCTGCTGATCACCTTCATCCTGCAGATCGTCGGAACGTCGCAGGTGTTCCTGGAGCCGTTCTTGTTCACCGGCGGCGGCCCGGCGAACTCCACGATCACGATCCTGCTGCTCATCTACGACTACGCGTTCGCGAACAGTCTCGGTGGCGAGTACGGCGCCGCGACTGCGCTCAGCATCATGCTGGCCGTTGCCCTGGGCATCCTGTCGGCCGTCTACTTCCGCCTGACCCGATCCTGGAGCCGCTCATGA
- a CDS encoding ABC transporter permease, with amino-acid sequence MTAVMTRPPIHQRTLLQQSLTVVWRNLLHIRRMPEMLLDVTIQPVMFVLLFAYVFGGSIDVPGTSYREFLLPGIMAQTIIFSSAIVAIGLTSDLEKGIVDRLKSLPISRSSVLVGRSLSSLIHSGIGIVVMSATGLLIGWRIRDGLVNGVLGYLLLLLFGFSMIWLGIWVGSLMRSVEAVNGFMFTVMFPLTFVANTFAPTQDMPRWLQLIAEWNPVSALTAACRQLWGNGLAPSPDAQWPLQHPVIASIAWSLLFTAVFAPLAVAAFRRRSRD; translated from the coding sequence ATGACCGCCGTGATGACCAGGCCGCCGATCCACCAGCGCACCTTGCTGCAGCAGTCGCTGACCGTCGTCTGGCGCAATCTCCTGCACATCAGGCGGATGCCCGAGATGCTGCTGGACGTGACCATCCAGCCGGTGATGTTCGTCCTGCTGTTCGCCTATGTCTTCGGCGGCTCGATCGACGTGCCCGGTACGTCGTACCGGGAGTTCCTGCTGCCGGGGATCATGGCGCAGACCATCATCTTCTCCTCCGCCATCGTGGCCATCGGGCTCACCAGCGACCTGGAGAAGGGGATCGTCGACCGGCTGAAGTCGCTGCCGATCTCACGCTCGTCCGTGCTCGTCGGGCGGAGCCTCTCGAGCCTGATCCACTCCGGTATCGGCATCGTGGTGATGAGTGCGACCGGCCTACTGATCGGCTGGCGGATCCGCGACGGGCTGGTCAACGGCGTACTGGGCTACCTGCTCCTGCTGCTCTTCGGCTTCTCGATGATCTGGCTGGGCATCTGGGTCGGGTCGCTGATGCGCTCGGTAGAGGCGGTGAACGGCTTCATGTTCACCGTGATGTTCCCGCTCACCTTCGTTGCCAACACCTTCGCGCCGACCCAGGACATGCCCCGCTGGCTGCAGCTGATCGCGGAGTGGAACCCGGTGTCGGCGCTGACCGCGGCGTGCCGTCAGTTGTGGGGCAACGGGCTGGCACCTTCACCGGACGCCCAGTGGCCGCTGCAGCACCCGGTGATCGCGTCCATCGCCTGGTCGCTCCTCTTCACGGCCGTCTTCGCGCCTCTCGCCGTGGCCGCCTTCCGCCGCCGCTCGCGAGACTGA
- a CDS encoding ABC transporter substrate-binding protein, protein MKLTPIALVVALTASLTACSGSDDKAAVPDGPVTLTVARDPGLDKGAIAAFDARVAQFEKDNPKIDVVPQEYNWTATTFTAQLAGGTLPDVFTVPFTDGRGLIERKQIADISGLVSALPYATKFSENVAKAGKAEDGKMWAVPIAAYGQALHYNRTLFKQAGLDPDKPPTTWDEVRADAKQIADKTGKAGYAELTTDNTGGWILTTLDYAFGGRTEKLDGDTATAQLDTPEMTSVLQLLKDMRWSDNSMGANFLYDWAGINQAFASGQIGMYVSGGGNYGSLVTQNALKPVDYGVATIPLASNDQAGALGGGTLATVSAKANDGVKAAAVKWIDYFYMKKLADKDAAVLDAKTVAASKQPVGAPQLPVFDKATYDESLGWVKEYVNVPLDQMKPYTDKMFDQPLVTEPVRSTQEVYKLLDPVVQSVLTNKDADIAKLLKNANAEAQTLLDRK, encoded by the coding sequence ATGAAGCTCACTCCCATCGCCCTGGTGGTCGCCCTGACCGCGAGCCTGACCGCGTGCTCCGGGTCGGACGACAAAGCAGCAGTCCCAGACGGACCGGTCACTCTGACGGTCGCCCGCGATCCCGGCCTCGACAAGGGCGCGATCGCCGCCTTCGACGCCCGGGTCGCGCAGTTCGAGAAGGACAACCCGAAGATCGACGTGGTGCCGCAGGAGTACAACTGGACCGCGACGACCTTCACCGCGCAGCTTGCTGGTGGCACGCTGCCCGATGTCTTCACCGTCCCGTTCACCGACGGCCGCGGCCTGATCGAGCGCAAGCAGATCGCCGACATCAGCGGCCTGGTCTCCGCGCTCCCGTACGCGACCAAGTTCAGCGAGAACGTCGCCAAGGCGGGCAAGGCCGAGGACGGCAAGATGTGGGCCGTCCCGATCGCGGCGTACGGGCAGGCGCTGCACTACAACCGCACCCTGTTCAAGCAGGCCGGGTTGGACCCCGACAAGCCGCCGACGACCTGGGATGAGGTCCGTGCGGACGCCAAGCAGATCGCGGACAAGACAGGCAAGGCCGGGTACGCCGAACTGACTACCGACAACACAGGTGGCTGGATCCTCACCACGCTCGACTATGCGTTCGGCGGCCGGACGGAGAAGCTCGACGGCGACACTGCGACGGCACAGCTCGACACACCGGAGATGACCTCGGTACTGCAGTTGCTGAAGGACATGCGCTGGTCGGACAACAGCATGGGCGCCAACTTCCTCTACGACTGGGCAGGGATCAACCAGGCCTTCGCCTCCGGCCAGATCGGGATGTACGTGTCCGGGGGAGGCAACTACGGCTCCCTGGTCACGCAGAACGCGCTCAAGCCCGTCGACTATGGCGTAGCGACCATCCCGCTCGCCAGTAACGACCAGGCCGGAGCACTGGGCGGTGGGACGCTAGCGACGGTCAGTGCCAAGGCCAACGACGGGGTGAAGGCCGCTGCCGTGAAGTGGATCGACTACTTCTACATGAAGAAGCTGGCCGACAAGGACGCCGCAGTACTCGATGCGAAGACCGTTGCCGCCTCCAAGCAGCCAGTGGGTGCGCCGCAGCTACCCGTGTTCGACAAGGCGACGTACGACGAGTCGCTGGGCTGGGTGAAGGAGTACGTGAACGTTCCGCTCGACCAGATGAAGCCGTACACGGACAAGATGTTCGACCAGCCCCTGGTGACCGAGCCGGTCCGGTCGACGCAGGAGGTCTACAAGCTGCTCGACCCGGTCGTGCAGTCGGTACTGACCAACAAGGACGCGGACATCGCGAAGCTGCTCAAGAACGCCAACGCCGAGGCGCAGACCCTCCTCGACCGGAAGTAG
- a CDS encoding LacI family DNA-binding transcriptional regulator yields the protein MRVTLKDIADEAGVSMMTVSNVVNGKRARVSPDTIERIQRIVAERGYVPSASARSLAAKSSRLIGLLVPAADEDSLMISPHNVAIVGQIERELRKGGYHLLLRGIAAPAEVAEALQSWSLDGAVLLGFLDEEIDRLTARAVGKVSLLAIDSYSGNPLTTGVRSDDYTGALLAARHLLELGHREIVFAGPSFTDVGVVHERFAGFQAAFAEAGLSWQERLVTATTTHASGRELGRRLKSLHPSATAVFATADILAIGIMEGLAESGFSVPSDVSVLGFDDLDLSAYVTPKLTTIAQDIPRKAAIAVQLLLGTIEGKEHPVDPITLEVRLIERGSTASPPLLAGAGLEEQDAG from the coding sequence GTGCGGGTCACGCTGAAGGACATCGCCGACGAGGCCGGGGTCAGCATGATGACGGTCTCGAACGTGGTGAACGGCAAGCGCGCCCGGGTCTCACCGGACACGATCGAGCGGATCCAGCGGATCGTCGCGGAGCGCGGTTACGTGCCGAGCGCATCGGCCCGCAGCCTCGCCGCGAAGTCGTCGCGGCTGATCGGCTTGCTGGTGCCGGCGGCCGACGAGGACAGCCTGATGATCAGCCCGCACAACGTGGCGATCGTCGGGCAGATCGAGCGGGAGCTGCGCAAGGGCGGGTACCACCTGTTGCTTCGTGGGATCGCTGCTCCGGCGGAGGTTGCTGAGGCGTTGCAGTCGTGGAGCCTGGATGGGGCGGTGCTGCTCGGGTTCCTGGATGAGGAGATCGATCGGCTCACGGCGCGCGCGGTCGGCAAGGTGTCGTTGCTGGCGATCGACAGCTATTCGGGGAATCCGTTGACTACCGGAGTACGGTCCGATGACTACACCGGTGCGCTGCTGGCGGCTCGGCATCTGCTGGAGCTCGGGCATCGGGAGATCGTCTTCGCGGGGCCGTCGTTTACCGACGTTGGTGTGGTGCACGAGCGGTTCGCCGGCTTTCAGGCGGCCTTTGCCGAAGCGGGGTTGTCGTGGCAGGAGCGGTTGGTCACGGCGACGACGACGCATGCCAGCGGTCGCGAGCTCGGGCGGCGGCTGAAGTCCTTGCATCCTTCGGCCACAGCCGTGTTCGCGACCGCCGACATTCTGGCGATCGGCATCATGGAGGGGTTGGCGGAGAGCGGTTTCTCGGTACCCTCCGACGTCTCGGTGCTGGGGTTCGATGACCTTGACCTGAGCGCTTACGTGACGCCCAAGCTGACCACGATCGCGCAGGACATCCCGCGGAAGGCGGCGATCGCAGTACAGCTGCTACTGGGCACGATCGAGGGCAAGGAACATCCCGTCGACCCGATCACGCTGGAGGTCCGGCTGATCGAGCGCGGGTCGACGGCGTCACCACCCCTCCTTGCGGGCGCGGGCCTCGAAGAGCAGGATGCCGGCTGA
- a CDS encoding glycoside hydrolase family 13 protein, whose product MSKEVSNEQWWRDAAIYQIYPRSFADGNGDGTGDLAGVRSRLPYLSSLGIDAIWFTPWYLSPLADGGYDVADYRVIDPAFGTVEEAEQLIAEAAQRGIRTIIDIVPNHISSEHAWFKEALAEGPGSPARERFWFKDGEEQPTDWISSFSGDTWTRTKNPDGTPGEWYLHLFTPEQPDLNWNHPDVRREHEEILRFWFDRGVAGIRIDSATMPVKDPSFPQYGETTEHPYVDRDELHDIYRSWRAIADEYAEPRVLVGETWLADPERFARYLRPDEMHTAFNFDLMGRPWDALQLRESIESTLAAHKPVDAPATWVLSNHDVTRPATRYGREDSSFSFQAKRFGVPTDLAQGQRRARAAALLTAALPGSLYVYQGDELGLPEVEDLPLAALQDPIFHRSEGADPGRDGCRVPLPWTTTGPSFGFNTQGFTPWLPQPADWGAHSVEVQERDPDSMLALYRAALHLRRELPAEFAWHELNTRDVIAFSRGERFLCLVNLGGEPIQLPPYGEVLLASAALAGECLPTDAAVWLTTK is encoded by the coding sequence GTGAGCAAAGAGGTGAGCAACGAGCAGTGGTGGCGGGACGCGGCGATCTACCAGATCTACCCGCGCAGCTTCGCCGACGGGAACGGCGACGGCACTGGCGACCTGGCCGGAGTCCGGTCGCGACTGCCGTACCTGAGCAGCCTCGGCATCGACGCCATCTGGTTCACCCCCTGGTACCTCTCCCCGCTCGCCGACGGCGGGTACGACGTGGCCGACTACCGGGTGATCGACCCGGCCTTCGGCACCGTCGAAGAAGCCGAGCAATTGATCGCCGAGGCAGCGCAAAGAGGCATCCGCACGATCATCGACATCGTCCCGAACCACATCTCCAGCGAGCACGCATGGTTCAAAGAGGCGCTCGCAGAAGGCCCGGGCTCACCGGCAAGGGAACGCTTCTGGTTCAAGGACGGTGAGGAACAACCGACCGACTGGATCTCTAGCTTCTCCGGCGACACCTGGACCCGGACGAAGAACCCGGACGGCACGCCGGGGGAGTGGTACCTCCACCTCTTCACCCCCGAGCAGCCCGACCTCAACTGGAATCACCCCGACGTCCGCCGCGAACACGAGGAGATCCTCAGGTTCTGGTTCGACCGGGGTGTCGCGGGGATCCGGATCGACTCGGCCACCATGCCGGTCAAGGATCCCAGCTTCCCGCAGTACGGCGAGACCACCGAGCACCCGTACGTCGATCGCGACGAACTGCACGACATCTACCGCTCCTGGCGTGCCATCGCTGACGAGTACGCCGAACCGCGGGTGCTCGTCGGCGAGACCTGGCTGGCCGATCCCGAGCGGTTCGCCCGCTACCTCAGGCCGGACGAGATGCACACCGCCTTCAACTTCGACCTGATGGGCCGGCCCTGGGATGCCTTGCAGCTACGCGAGTCGATCGAGTCGACTCTGGCTGCTCACAAGCCCGTCGACGCGCCGGCCACCTGGGTGCTGTCCAACCATGACGTCACCAGGCCGGCGACCAGGTACGGACGTGAGGACAGCTCGTTCTCGTTCCAGGCCAAGCGGTTCGGCGTACCGACCGACCTGGCGCAAGGGCAACGGCGGGCGCGGGCGGCCGCGCTGCTGACGGCCGCGTTGCCCGGGTCGCTCTACGTCTACCAAGGCGACGAACTCGGCCTGCCCGAGGTCGAGGACCTGCCCCTCGCTGCCTTGCAGGATCCGATCTTCCACCGCTCCGAAGGCGCCGACCCCGGCCGCGACGGCTGCCGCGTACCGTTGCCTTGGACAACTACTGGCCCGAGCTTCGGCTTCAACACGCAAGGCTTCACGCCCTGGCTGCCACAGCCCGCGGACTGGGGCGCGCACTCCGTCGAGGTGCAGGAACGCGACCCTGACTCGATGCTCGCCCTGTACCGCGCGGCGCTGCACCTCCGCCGCGAGCTGCCCGCCGAGTTTGCCTGGCACGAACTCAACACAAGAGACGTCATCGCCTTCAGCCGGGGAGAGCGCTTCCTCTGCCTGGTCAACCTGGGCGGCGAGCCGATCCAGCTCCCGCCGTACGGCGAAGTCCTGCTCGCCAGCGCCGCCCTGGCCGGCGAGTGCCTCCCCACCGACGCAGCCGTCTGGCTGACCACGAAGTAG